A part of Streptomyces sp. NBC_01235 genomic DNA contains:
- the narJ gene encoding nitrate reductase molybdenum cofactor assembly chaperone, with protein sequence MKRKSTRTAPTEPWHSNAWQVQSLLLAYPDEQFEQLLALAGRVAATLPEPVARPLLRFTAHAERTATADLTADYVATFDHRKRCCLYLTYYGHGDTRKRGLGLLRLKQTYAEAGWRLSDDELPDHLAVVLEFAAADPATGTRLLTEHRAGLELLRLALNDEGSPWAHVLDSVSATLPALAGDDREAVMRLAAQGPPEEQVGLDPYASPVFLPDPVVGGPR encoded by the coding sequence ATGAAGAGGAAGAGCACGCGCACCGCCCCCACCGAGCCCTGGCACTCCAACGCCTGGCAGGTCCAGTCCCTGCTGCTCGCCTACCCCGACGAGCAGTTCGAGCAGCTCCTGGCTCTGGCCGGCCGGGTCGCCGCCACCCTGCCGGAACCGGTCGCCCGCCCTCTGCTCCGCTTCACCGCACATGCCGAGCGGACCGCCACCGCCGATCTGACGGCCGACTACGTGGCCACCTTCGATCACCGCAAGCGCTGCTGCCTCTACCTGACGTACTACGGGCACGGCGACACCAGGAAGCGCGGCCTCGGGCTGCTGCGGTTGAAGCAGACCTACGCCGAGGCCGGATGGCGGCTGAGCGACGACGAACTGCCCGACCACCTCGCCGTCGTCCTCGAATTCGCCGCCGCAGACCCGGCCACCGGAACACGTCTGCTCACCGAACACCGCGCCGGCCTGGAACTCCTGCGCCTCGCCCTGAACGACGAGGGCTCGCCCTGGGCACACGTCCTGGACTCCGTCTCCGCCACCCTGCCCGCCCTCGCCGGCGACGACCGCGAGGCCGTCATGCGCCTTGCCGCGCAGGGCCCACCCGAGGAACAGGTCGGCCTCGACCCGTACGCGTCCCCCGTGTTCCTGCCCGACCCGGTCGTAGGAGGCCCGCGATGA
- a CDS encoding nitrate reductase subunit alpha: protein MSTETSREQTRAGLDGDLAEALVRSRRFFTRAEVSDDLRTLHRKGGRQADDFYRDRWSHDKVVRSTHGVNCTGSCSWKVYVKDGIITWEAQQTDYPSVGPDRPEYEPRGCPRGAAFSWYTYSPTRVRYPYVRGVLLQMYREAKARLGDPVAAWADIVSDPERARRYKRARGKGGLVRASWDEAVEMVAAAHVHTIKEYGPDRLAGFSPIPAMSMVSHAAGARFYSLLGGAMLSFYDWYADLPVASPQVFGDQTDVPESGDWWDAGYLIMWGSNLPVTRTPDAHWMAEARYRGQKVVAVSPDYADNVKFADEWLAAQPGTDGALAMAMGHVILKEFFVDRPTPHFTDYVKQYTDLPFLVALEESEDEPGVFTPGKFLTAADLGGESAEAEHAEFRTVLLDTATGQPVVPNGTLGDRFGEAGVGRWNLDLGDTHPLLSVAGGDEAPVAVELPRFDAPDGSAARLRRGVPVRRVAGRPVTTVYDLLLAQYGVARDGLPGQWPTGYDDAEEPYTPAWQAAITGVDAGKAARIAREFAANAEESGGRSMIIMGAGTNHWFHSDTIYRAFLTLTTLTGCQGVNGGGWAHYVGQEKVRPITGYSAIATAADWNRPARQMIQTAYWYLHADQFRYDPFSADTLAAAGPDTGGPFAGKTTADVIAQSARMGWMPSYPTFDRNPLDLADEAAAAGRPVAEHIVDELKAGRLRFAGEDPDAPENFPRVLTIWRANLLGSSAKGNEYFLKHLLGTDHAVRATEAPPDARPRDVVWREDAPEGKLDLLLTLDFRMTSTTVFSDVVLPAATWYEKHDLSSTDMHPFVHAFNPAIAPPWQTRTDWDAFHTLAREFSRQAADHLGVRKDVVAAALQHDTPDEMANPHGRVLDWKAGECEPVPGRTMPKLVTVERDYAAVADKMGALGPLLDTLGATTKGVTFKVDRELEYLRHKNGTVRGGAADGRPSIARDTHACEAILALSGTTNGHLATQGFHALEARTGTRLADLAAEHEGKQITFADTQAAPVPVITSPEWSGSETGGRRYSPFTVNVERLKPWHTLTGRQHFYLDHDWMTALGEQLPVYRPPLNMHALFDEPRIGETGELGVTVRYLTPHNKWSIHSEYQDNLFMLSLSRGGPTIWMSTQDAAKVGVKDNDWVEAVNRNGVVAARAVVSHRMPEGTVYMHHAQDRLIDVPRTETTGRRGGIHNSLTRLLIKPSHLIGGYAQLSYAFNYLGPTGNQRDEVTVIRRRTNQEVTY from the coding sequence GTGAGCACGGAGACCAGCCGGGAACAGACGCGTGCGGGCTTGGACGGCGACTTGGCAGAGGCACTGGTGCGCAGCCGCCGGTTCTTCACCAGGGCGGAGGTCTCCGACGATCTTCGCACTCTGCACAGGAAGGGCGGCCGCCAGGCGGACGACTTCTACCGGGACCGCTGGTCGCACGACAAGGTGGTGCGCTCCACCCACGGCGTGAACTGCACCGGTTCGTGTTCGTGGAAGGTGTACGTCAAGGACGGCATCATCACCTGGGAGGCACAGCAGACCGACTACCCCTCGGTCGGCCCCGACCGCCCCGAGTACGAGCCGCGCGGCTGCCCACGAGGGGCGGCGTTCTCCTGGTACACCTACTCGCCCACCCGCGTGCGCTACCCCTACGTGCGTGGCGTGCTGCTCCAGATGTACCGGGAGGCGAAGGCCCGGCTCGGTGACCCGGTGGCGGCCTGGGCGGACATCGTCTCCGACCCCGAGCGCGCCCGCCGCTACAAGCGGGCGCGCGGCAAGGGCGGCCTGGTGCGGGCGAGCTGGGACGAGGCGGTCGAGATGGTCGCCGCCGCGCACGTGCACACGATCAAGGAGTACGGCCCGGACCGGCTGGCCGGGTTCTCGCCCATCCCTGCGATGTCGATGGTCTCGCACGCGGCCGGGGCACGGTTCTACTCGCTGCTGGGCGGGGCGATGCTGTCGTTCTACGACTGGTACGCCGACCTGCCGGTGGCCTCGCCGCAGGTGTTCGGCGACCAGACCGACGTACCGGAGTCGGGGGACTGGTGGGACGCCGGCTATCTGATCATGTGGGGATCGAACCTGCCGGTGACCCGCACCCCGGACGCGCACTGGATGGCCGAGGCCCGCTACCGCGGCCAGAAGGTGGTGGCGGTCTCTCCGGACTACGCGGACAACGTGAAGTTCGCCGACGAGTGGCTCGCGGCCCAGCCGGGCACCGACGGCGCCCTCGCCATGGCGATGGGGCACGTGATCCTCAAGGAGTTCTTCGTCGACCGGCCCACGCCGCACTTCACCGACTACGTCAAGCAGTACACGGACCTGCCCTTCCTGGTCGCCCTGGAGGAGAGCGAGGACGAGCCGGGCGTCTTCACACCGGGCAAGTTCCTCACCGCCGCGGATCTCGGGGGAGAGAGCGCCGAGGCCGAGCACGCGGAGTTCCGGACCGTGCTGCTGGACACGGCCACCGGACAGCCGGTGGTGCCGAACGGCACCCTCGGCGACCGCTTCGGCGAGGCCGGCGTCGGCAGGTGGAACCTCGATCTCGGCGACACGCACCCCCTGCTGTCCGTCGCGGGCGGTGACGAGGCCCCGGTCGCGGTCGAACTGCCGCGCTTCGACGCCCCCGACGGCAGCGCGGCGCGGCTGCGGCGCGGCGTTCCGGTTCGCCGGGTCGCCGGGCGGCCGGTGACCACGGTGTACGACCTGCTGCTCGCCCAGTACGGGGTGGCCCGGGACGGGCTGCCCGGTCAGTGGCCCACGGGCTACGACGACGCGGAAGAGCCGTACACCCCGGCCTGGCAGGCGGCGATCACCGGCGTGGACGCCGGGAAGGCGGCACGGATCGCGCGGGAGTTCGCGGCCAACGCCGAGGAGTCCGGCGGACGTTCGATGATCATCATGGGTGCGGGGACCAACCACTGGTTCCACTCCGACACCATCTACCGGGCGTTTCTGACCCTGACCACGCTCACCGGCTGCCAGGGCGTCAACGGCGGCGGATGGGCGCACTACGTCGGTCAGGAGAAGGTCCGCCCGATCACCGGCTACTCGGCGATCGCGACGGCCGCGGACTGGAACCGGCCGGCCCGACAGATGATCCAGACCGCCTACTGGTATCTGCACGCCGACCAGTTCCGCTACGACCCGTTCTCCGCCGACACCCTCGCGGCGGCCGGTCCGGACACGGGCGGCCCGTTCGCCGGGAAGACCACGGCGGACGTCATCGCGCAGTCGGCGCGGATGGGCTGGATGCCGTCGTACCCGACGTTCGACCGCAACCCCCTCGACCTCGCCGACGAGGCCGCCGCCGCGGGCCGCCCGGTCGCCGAGCACATCGTGGACGAACTGAAGGCGGGGCGACTGCGGTTCGCCGGCGAGGATCCGGACGCACCCGAGAACTTCCCACGGGTGCTGACCATCTGGCGGGCCAACCTGCTGGGCTCCTCGGCCAAGGGCAACGAGTACTTCCTCAAACATCTACTCGGCACCGACCACGCGGTCCGGGCGACCGAGGCGCCGCCGGACGCCCGCCCACGGGACGTGGTGTGGCGGGAGGACGCCCCCGAAGGCAAGCTCGACCTGCTGCTGACGCTGGACTTCCGCATGACCAGCACCACGGTCTTCTCCGACGTGGTGCTGCCGGCCGCCACCTGGTACGAGAAGCACGACCTGTCCAGCACGGACATGCACCCCTTCGTACACGCCTTCAACCCGGCGATCGCCCCGCCGTGGCAGACCCGGACCGACTGGGACGCCTTCCACACCCTCGCCAGGGAGTTCAGCCGCCAGGCCGCCGATCACCTGGGCGTCCGCAAGGACGTGGTCGCCGCCGCGCTGCAGCACGACACTCCGGACGAGATGGCCAACCCGCACGGCCGGGTACTCGACTGGAAGGCGGGGGAGTGCGAGCCGGTCCCGGGCCGCACGATGCCGAAGCTGGTGACGGTGGAGCGCGACTACGCGGCCGTCGCCGACAAGATGGGCGCCCTCGGCCCGCTGCTCGACACCCTGGGCGCGACCACCAAGGGCGTCACCTTCAAGGTCGACCGCGAGCTGGAGTACCTGCGGCACAAGAACGGCACGGTGCGCGGCGGCGCGGCCGACGGGCGGCCCTCGATCGCCCGCGACACGCACGCCTGCGAGGCGATCCTCGCCCTGTCCGGCACCACCAACGGTCACCTCGCCACGCAGGGCTTCCACGCCCTCGAAGCCCGCACCGGCACGCGGCTGGCGGACCTGGCAGCCGAGCACGAGGGCAAGCAGATCACCTTCGCCGACACCCAGGCCGCCCCCGTGCCGGTCATCACCTCCCCGGAGTGGTCCGGGTCGGAGACCGGAGGGCGCCGCTACTCCCCGTTCACCGTCAACGTCGAGCGTCTCAAGCCCTGGCACACCCTCACCGGACGCCAGCACTTCTACCTCGACCACGACTGGATGACCGCGCTCGGCGAGCAACTGCCCGTGTACCGGCCTCCGTTGAACATGCATGCGCTCTTCGACGAGCCTCGCATCGGCGAGACGGGCGAGCTCGGCGTGACCGTGCGCTACCTGACCCCGCACAACAAGTGGTCCATCCACTCCGAGTACCAGGACAACCTGTTCATGCTCTCGCTGTCCCGGGGCGGCCCGACGATCTGGATGAGCACGCAGGACGCGGCGAAGGTGGGGGTGAAGGACAACGACTGGGTGGAGGCGGTCAACCGCAACGGTGTCGTCGCCGCCCGCGCGGTCGTCTCGCATCGCATGCCGGAGGGCACGGTCTACATGCACCACGCCCAGGACCGGCTGATCGACGTGCCCCGCACCGAGACCACGGGCCGACGCGGCGGCATCCACAACTCGCTGACCCGGCTGCTGATCAAACCCAGCCATCTCATCGGCGGCTACGCCCAGCTGTCGTACGCCTTCAACTACCTCGGTCCGACCGGAAACCAGCGCGACGAGGTCACCGTCATCCGCCGCCGCACGAACCAGGAGGTGACGTACTGA
- a CDS encoding nitrate/nitrite transporter, with protein MVQPLKSKSAGSPSGTSVSGQAWLMLALATVGFAVNFWAWALLSPLGPRFKDSLDLTSFQQSLLVAVPVVVGSLGRIPVGALTDRFGGRVMFPVVSAVTIAPVLYLGLAGHSSLTALLVGGFFLGIGGTAFAVGVPLVNAWFPPERRGLAIGVFGAGMGGTAISALTTVKLVDANSMRTPFLITAAVLAVYALVAALLLRDAPGRKVPTEPLTRRLAATARLGITWQAAALYAVAFGGYVAFSVYLPTYLKTGYGLTQADAANRMAGFVLIAVAMRPIGGWLSDRIGPVRVLAGALSVVVVGAVVQAFTPALAPVGTIAFLAMAAALGAASGATFALVALRTPADQVGSVTGVVGAAGGLGGFLPPLVMGSLYGEYGTYAAGLALLAIVAAAALAFTLTGVRAAVDGGDRKPRTGRGRGHHTTAGTTA; from the coding sequence ATGGTCCAGCCGTTGAAGTCGAAGAGCGCCGGCTCACCGTCAGGTACGTCGGTGTCCGGCCAGGCGTGGCTGATGCTGGCCCTGGCCACCGTCGGTTTCGCCGTGAACTTCTGGGCGTGGGCGCTGCTCAGCCCGCTCGGCCCCCGGTTCAAGGACAGCCTCGACCTGACGTCGTTCCAGCAGTCGCTGCTGGTGGCGGTGCCGGTCGTCGTCGGCTCCCTGGGCCGCATCCCGGTCGGCGCACTGACTGACCGGTTCGGCGGCCGGGTCATGTTCCCGGTCGTGTCGGCGGTCACCATCGCGCCGGTGCTCTACCTCGGCCTGGCCGGGCACTCCTCGCTGACGGCACTGCTGGTCGGCGGGTTCTTCCTCGGCATCGGCGGCACCGCCTTCGCCGTCGGCGTGCCGCTCGTCAACGCCTGGTTCCCGCCCGAGCGGCGTGGACTTGCCATCGGTGTCTTCGGCGCCGGCATGGGCGGCACCGCGATCAGCGCCCTGACCACGGTGAAGCTGGTGGACGCGAACAGCATGCGGACCCCGTTCCTGATCACCGCCGCGGTCCTCGCCGTGTACGCCCTGGTCGCCGCGCTGCTGCTGCGCGACGCGCCCGGACGTAAGGTGCCGACCGAGCCGCTGACCCGCCGGCTGGCCGCCACCGCCCGGCTGGGCATCACCTGGCAGGCTGCCGCCCTCTACGCGGTGGCCTTCGGCGGCTACGTCGCCTTCTCCGTCTACCTCCCGACGTACCTGAAGACCGGCTACGGCCTCACCCAGGCCGACGCCGCGAACCGCATGGCCGGGTTCGTGCTGATCGCGGTGGCGATGCGCCCGATCGGTGGCTGGCTGTCCGACCGGATCGGTCCGGTCCGGGTACTGGCCGGCGCGCTGAGCGTGGTCGTGGTCGGTGCCGTGGTGCAGGCGTTCACCCCGGCCCTGGCGCCGGTGGGCACCATCGCCTTCCTGGCCATGGCCGCCGCGCTCGGTGCCGCCAGCGGAGCGACCTTCGCCCTGGTGGCCCTGCGGACCCCGGCCGACCAGGTGGGCTCCGTCACCGGCGTGGTCGGTGCCGCGGGCGGACTGGGCGGCTTCCTGCCGCCGCTCGTGATGGGCTCGCTCTACGGTGAGTACGGAACGTACGCGGCCGGTCTCGCCCTGCTCGCGATCGTGGCCGCCGCGGCGCTGGCCTTCACCCTCACCGGCGTCCGCGCCGCCGTCGACGGCGGCGATCGCAAGCCCCGCACCGGCCGTGGGCGCGGGCACCACACCACCGCCGGCACCACCGCCTGA
- the narH gene encoding nitrate reductase subunit beta, translated as MRVMAQMAMVMNLDKCIGCHTCSVTCKQAWTNRTGVEYVWFNNVETRPGQGYPRRYEDQDTWKGGWELNKKGRLALKAGGRFKKLIQIFSNPVLPSLDDYYEPWTYDYETLTNAPLQEHTPVARPKSLITGKDMKIRWSANWDDDLGGSAATSERDVLLNEVSEKIKFEFEQTFMFYLPRICEHCLNPSCAASCPSGAIYKREEDGIVLVDQDRCRGWRMCVTGCPYKKVYFNHRTGKAEKCTFCFPRVEVGLPTVCSETCVGRLRYIGLVLYDADKVLEAASTPNEQDLYEAQRQVFLDPDDPDIVAAAERAGIPRDWIEAAQRSPIHALINTYKVALPLHPEYRTMPMVWYIPPLSPVVDAVRDTGQDAENHQNLFAAVDALRIPVDYLAQLFTAGDPQPVDAVLHRLAAMRAYMRDINLGREPNDGIPKAVGMTGEQMYDMYRLLALAKYDERYVIPPAHAEQAHKLEELATECSLDYEGGPGMGGSGPFGETSGGASPIAVENFHALRDRQTSDTPATPTDKTTRVNLLNWDGKGSPPGLFPDTPSGSGAGADSGGEGEPKP; from the coding sequence ATGCGCGTCATGGCCCAGATGGCGATGGTGATGAACCTCGACAAGTGCATCGGCTGCCACACCTGCTCGGTCACCTGCAAACAGGCGTGGACCAACCGCACCGGCGTCGAGTACGTCTGGTTCAACAACGTCGAGACCCGCCCCGGCCAGGGCTATCCGCGCCGCTACGAGGACCAGGACACCTGGAAGGGCGGCTGGGAGCTGAACAAGAAGGGCCGCCTGGCGCTGAAGGCCGGCGGCCGGTTCAAGAAGCTGATCCAGATCTTCTCCAACCCGGTGCTGCCGTCCCTCGACGACTACTACGAGCCCTGGACGTACGACTACGAGACGCTGACCAACGCCCCCCTCCAGGAGCACACCCCGGTCGCCCGCCCCAAGTCCCTGATCACCGGCAAGGACATGAAGATCAGGTGGTCGGCGAACTGGGACGACGACCTCGGCGGATCGGCGGCGACCAGCGAGCGGGACGTCTTGCTGAACGAGGTCTCCGAGAAGATCAAGTTCGAGTTCGAGCAGACCTTCATGTTCTACCTGCCGCGCATCTGCGAGCACTGCCTCAACCCGTCCTGCGCGGCCTCCTGCCCCTCCGGCGCCATCTACAAGCGCGAGGAGGACGGCATCGTCCTCGTCGACCAGGACCGCTGCCGGGGCTGGCGGATGTGCGTGACCGGATGCCCGTACAAGAAGGTGTACTTCAACCACCGCACCGGCAAGGCCGAGAAGTGCACCTTCTGCTTCCCGCGTGTCGAGGTCGGCCTGCCCACCGTCTGCTCCGAGACCTGTGTCGGCCGGCTGCGCTACATCGGCCTCGTCCTCTACGACGCCGACAAGGTCCTGGAAGCCGCCTCCACACCGAACGAGCAGGACCTGTACGAGGCCCAACGGCAGGTCTTCCTCGACCCCGACGACCCGGACATCGTCGCCGCGGCCGAACGGGCAGGCATCCCCCGGGACTGGATCGAGGCCGCCCAGCGCTCCCCGATCCATGCCCTGATCAACACCTACAAGGTGGCGCTGCCGCTGCACCCGGAGTACCGGACGATGCCGATGGTCTGGTACATCCCGCCGCTGTCCCCGGTCGTCGACGCCGTCCGCGACACCGGCCAGGACGCCGAGAACCACCAGAACCTCTTCGCCGCCGTCGACGCCCTGCGCATCCCCGTCGACTACCTCGCCCAGCTGTTCACCGCCGGCGATCCGCAGCCGGTGGACGCGGTCCTGCACCGCCTGGCGGCCATGCGTGCCTACATGCGCGACATCAATCTCGGCCGCGAGCCGAACGACGGCATCCCCAAGGCGGTCGGGATGACCGGGGAACAGATGTACGACATGTACCGGCTGCTGGCGCTGGCCAAGTACGACGAGCGGTACGTCATTCCGCCCGCCCACGCGGAACAGGCCCACAAGCTCGAAGAACTCGCCACCGAGTGCAGCCTGGACTACGAGGGCGGCCCGGGCATGGGCGGCTCCGGCCCCTTCGGCGAGACCTCCGGCGGCGCCTCGCCGATCGCGGTGGAGAACTTCCACGCCCTGCGCGACCGGCAGACGTCCGACACCCCGGCCACGCCCACGGACAAGACCACCCGGGTGAACCTCCTCAACTGGGACGGCAAGGGCTCCCCGCCCGGCCTGTTCCCGGACACACCATCGGGCAGCGGCGCCGGAGCGGACAGCGGCGGGGAGGGCGAACCGAAGCCATGA
- a CDS encoding hemerythrin domain-containing protein, whose protein sequence is MCEYCGCQSLASIDELTREHDEVVRLISHLRPARQDGDVARMARTAREITIVLGPHTQVEEHGLFPAMAVDFPEQIAALEAEHRRIEAVLAEAADGATPSDPTWPDRLIEAMALLRDHILKEQDGVFPAALANLGTEEWEAVERVRAQAGGALSRPAA, encoded by the coding sequence GTGTGCGAGTACTGCGGCTGCCAGTCGCTGGCGTCGATAGACGAGCTGACCCGTGAGCACGACGAGGTCGTCCGCCTGATCAGCCACCTCCGCCCCGCCCGCCAGGACGGCGACGTGGCCCGGATGGCTCGGACCGCTCGCGAGATCACCATCGTGCTCGGCCCGCACACGCAGGTCGAGGAGCACGGACTGTTCCCCGCAATGGCAGTGGACTTCCCCGAGCAGATCGCCGCCCTGGAGGCCGAACACCGCCGCATCGAGGCGGTGCTGGCCGAGGCCGCCGACGGCGCGACACCCTCGGACCCGACCTGGCCGGACCGGCTGATCGAAGCGATGGCCCTGCTGCGCGATCACATCCTCAAGGAGCAGGACGGGGTCTTTCCGGCCGCGCTCGCCAACCTCGGCACCGAGGAGTGGGAAGCGGTCGAGAGGGTGCGCGCGCAGGCAGGCGGCGCCCTGTCCCGGCCGGCCGCCTGA
- a CDS encoding Acg family FMN-binding oxidoreductase yields MRTQALLDAATAESLLAAAVAAPSIHNTQPWRFRLDRDSQMLEVHSAPERTLPLTDPTHRAQYLSVGAAVFNLRLAAVHLGRRPEVRLLPDPHDPGLLAAVRLTGPLSADDQPSGPGLYEAIARRHTSRMPFTGRPVPEPIVAEMTSAAHAAGARLHIPDIAGTRRLLRLTAAAEARNHAHPDRTAETLSWITAPGRDAPYGLPVTALGPSDAGRRMPMRDFTGALPVPRLPALWFERHVQLALLWTPHDRREDWLRAGQALQYVLLTATAHGVRTSLLHQAMEWPDLRAATALPRHKRCHPQVLIRFGYGPDGATTPRAHGHSVTRPAAPPATDTETG; encoded by the coding sequence ATGCGCACCCAAGCCCTGCTGGACGCAGCCACCGCGGAGTCGCTCCTGGCGGCCGCCGTGGCGGCCCCGTCGATCCACAACACACAGCCCTGGCGCTTCCGCCTGGACCGCGACAGCCAGATGCTGGAGGTCCACTCTGCGCCGGAGCGGACACTCCCGCTGACCGACCCGACGCACCGCGCCCAGTACCTGTCCGTGGGCGCCGCGGTCTTCAACCTCCGGCTCGCAGCCGTCCACCTGGGCCGGCGGCCCGAGGTGAGACTTCTGCCGGACCCGCACGACCCCGGACTGCTGGCCGCCGTACGACTGACCGGTCCCCTCAGCGCGGACGACCAGCCCTCGGGCCCCGGTCTCTATGAGGCCATCGCACGGCGGCACACGAGCCGGATGCCGTTCACCGGCCGCCCGGTGCCCGAGCCGATCGTGGCGGAGATGACGTCGGCCGCGCACGCCGCCGGCGCCCGCCTGCACATACCGGATATCGCCGGAACACGGCGGTTGCTGCGCTTGACCGCCGCAGCCGAGGCCCGCAACCACGCCCACCCGGACCGCACCGCCGAGACCCTCTCCTGGATCACCGCCCCAGGAAGAGACGCCCCCTACGGTCTTCCCGTCACCGCCCTCGGCCCGTCGGACGCGGGCAGGCGGATGCCGATGCGGGACTTCACCGGCGCACTGCCCGTCCCCCGCCTGCCCGCCCTGTGGTTCGAACGCCACGTCCAGCTGGCCCTGCTGTGGACGCCCCACGACCGGAGGGAGGACTGGCTGCGAGCCGGCCAGGCCCTGCAGTACGTCCTCCTCACGGCGACCGCCCACGGCGTGCGCACTTCGCTCCTGCACCAGGCCATGGAATGGCCCGACCTGCGGGCCGCGACAGCCCTCCCACGACACAAGCGGTGCCATCCCCAGGTACTGATCCGATTCGGCTACGGCCCGGACGGCGCCACCACACCGCGAGCGCACGGGCACTCCGTCACCCGCCCGGCGGCACCGCCCGCGACCGATACCGAAACGGGCTGA
- a CDS encoding Acg family FMN-binding oxidoreductase produces the protein MLTREVDAAAVHALLSAAVAAPSMHNTQPWRFGLDPDSRSIEVRAERGRQLPLADPRHRAQHLSAGAAVLNLRVAAAHLGWDAGVRLLPAADDPALLATVQLTGPATADWHSPLRDLYEAVERRHTSRMPFTGRPVPDTIVTEMISSARAEGAHLEVPDIVETRRLLRLTQAAEARNAGHPGRRAETRTWITAPGADTSYGIPITALGPRDAFGRIPVRDFTGPLPAPWLPALRFERHAQVGLLWTPHDRREDWLRAGQALQRTLLTATVHGVRTSMLHQAMEWVDLRTAMAGSRRQCCPHVLIRFGYGPDGGRTPRASANPAAGSVTGPEPSASPSGAGPTD, from the coding sequence ATGCTGACCCGGGAAGTCGACGCAGCAGCCGTTCATGCCCTGCTGTCCGCGGCGGTGGCAGCGCCGTCGATGCACAACACCCAGCCCTGGCGCTTCGGCTTGGACCCGGACAGCCGCTCGATCGAGGTCCGTGCCGAGCGAGGGCGGCAGCTGCCGTTGGCCGATCCCCGGCATCGCGCCCAGCATCTGTCGGCGGGCGCGGCCGTCCTCAATCTCCGGGTGGCCGCAGCGCACCTCGGCTGGGATGCCGGCGTACGGCTGCTGCCCGCCGCGGACGATCCCGCTCTGCTGGCCACCGTGCAACTGACCGGACCCGCCACGGCCGACTGGCACTCGCCCTTGCGGGATCTGTACGAGGCCGTCGAGCGCCGTCACACGAGCAGGATGCCCTTCACCGGCCGCCCGGTGCCGGACACGATCGTGACCGAGATGATCAGCTCCGCGCGTGCCGAGGGCGCGCACCTGGAGGTCCCCGACATCGTGGAGACCCGGCGCCTGCTGCGCCTGACCCAGGCGGCCGAGGCCCGCAACGCCGGCCACCCGGGCCGCAGGGCCGAGACGCGCACCTGGATCACCGCTCCAGGGGCGGACACCTCCTACGGCATTCCGATCACGGCACTGGGCCCGCGGGACGCCTTCGGGCGGATACCGGTGCGGGATTTCACCGGGCCGCTGCCCGCACCGTGGCTGCCCGCCCTGCGCTTCGAACGCCATGCCCAGGTGGGCCTGCTGTGGACGCCGCACGACCGGCGGGAGGACTGGCTGCGCGCGGGGCAGGCGCTGCAGCGCACGCTGCTCACGGCGACCGTGCACGGGGTGCGGACCTCGATGCTTCACCAGGCCATGGAGTGGGTGGACCTGCGGACGGCGATGGCCGGATCAAGGCGACAGTGCTGCCCGCACGTGCTGATCCGCTTCGGGTACGGCCCGGACGGCGGCCGCACGCCGCGCGCATCCGCGAACCCCGCGGCCGGCTCCGTCACGGGGCCGGAGCCGAGCGCCTCCCCCTCGGGCGCAGGGCCGACGGACTGA
- a CDS encoding pyridoxamine 5'-phosphate oxidase family protein, with translation MFKNDAFRGLERQESLRLLAKVPVGRVVYTRQALPAVLPINFCLDTDDSVLLRTSRDSDLVRAIDGVVVAFEADEFDAETRSGWSVVVTGRATVVTDPAEHDRLSQVGPTSWMPPRESVFVRIESEMVTGRVLNGACGSP, from the coding sequence ATGTTCAAGAACGACGCCTTTCGCGGACTCGAGCGGCAGGAAAGCCTGCGCCTGCTCGCCAAAGTGCCGGTCGGCCGTGTGGTCTACACCCGGCAGGCGCTGCCCGCGGTCCTCCCCATCAACTTCTGCCTGGACACGGACGACTCCGTCCTGCTGCGCACCTCACGGGACTCGGACCTCGTGCGCGCCATCGACGGCGTCGTGGTCGCTTTCGAGGCGGACGAGTTCGACGCGGAGACCCGGTCCGGCTGGAGCGTGGTCGTCACCGGGCGGGCCACCGTGGTGACCGACCCCGCCGAGCACGATCGGCTGTCGCAGGTCGGCCCCACGTCCTGGATGCCCCCGCGGGAGTCCGTGTTCGTGCGGATCGAATCCGAGATGGTCACCGGCCGAGTCCTCAACGGGGCATGCGGCAGTCCGTGA